GATATACATAGCTCCTCCTACGGATTGAATCGGGAAGACCTTGACGCTGGCGGCTCCCGCTTGCCATGCAGTGACGATCTCAGTGGGGGTCAGCGCACCAGGGATCATCGCTATTCCCCGATCTAACGCCAGATGCAACAGGTCTAAACTGGTGTGAGGCGTAAAGCAAAACTCAGCCCCAGCCGCGATCGCCTGTAATAAATGCTCCCGTTCCAACACAGTGCCCACACCAATATGACACATGGGCAAATCGGCTCGAAGTCGTTCCACTAAATCACCGGGGCGATCGCTGTTCCAGGTAATCTCAATCAGCTTCATACCACCCGCCGCAACCGCTTTTGCCATCTGATATCCCACTAACCAATCAGAGGCACGAATCACAGCGATCGCTCGATGCTGTTGCGCAAGTTTTAACCAGTCCTGATTCAACATAACCAAAAAATCTGATCTACCTTCTTTCTTCTTTTTTCCTTCTTCTTTCTTCTTTTTTCCCTCTTCTTCTTCCCTCTGCCTGATGAATTCCTCAGACGACTTTCATACCCTGTTGGTGTAGTCCATTGGAGGCAGGATCAACGATGGCTCTGATCAAACTCAAAGACATGTATTCCAGCGTCGAAAGCGGTAACAACAACGATAACTTCTCCTTAGATTCCTTTCACGTCTATGCCGCAGGCGATCGCGTTGGTACTGTCAAAGATGTGCTTGTCGATGAACAGGAAGGGTTGTTTCGCTATTTGATCATAGACACTGGGTTTTGGGTGTTCGGTAAAACAGTGTTGTTGCCCATTGGCTTGGCTCATTTTGATTATGATGCCAAACGAGTTAATGTGAATGGGCTAACCAAAGAACAGGTAGAACATCTGCCGGAATTTAGCCACGACCTTGAGATTGACCAGGATTATGAAGAGCGGGTCAGAGGAGTATATCGTCCTCTAACGGGTGGCAATCGGTCTGCTGAAACGGTTTACAACCGCGATACCTATAGCTACGAACA
Above is a window of Oscillatoria sp. FACHB-1407 DNA encoding:
- a CDS encoding bifunctional 4-hydroxy-2-oxoglutarate aldolase/2-dehydro-3-deoxy-phosphogluconate aldolase; the encoded protein is MLNQDWLKLAQQHRAIAVIRASDWLVGYQMAKAVAAGGMKLIEITWNSDRPGDLVERLRADLPMCHIGVGTVLEREHLLQAIAAGAEFCFTPHTSLDLLHLALDRGIAMIPGALTPTEIVTAWQAGAASVKVFPIQSVGGAMYIKNLQAPLGSIPLIPTGGVTPENAQSFIEAGAIAVGLSGQLFPKQAIALGDWESVTRQAEMLMQIRDAINRVCTRDICTFPGS
- a CDS encoding PRC-barrel domain-containing protein, producing the protein MALIKLKDMYSSVESGNNNDNFSLDSFHVYAAGDRVGTVKDVLVDEQEGLFRYLIIDTGFWVFGKTVLLPIGLAHFDYDAKRVNVNGLTKEQVEHLPEFSHDLEIDQDYEERVRGVYRPLTGGNRSAETVYNRDTYSYEQDPHLYRREVAENDDICNFERNLARRERMLH